One window from the genome of Candidatus Krumholzibacteriia bacterium encodes:
- the secD gene encoding protein translocase subunit SecD, translating into MDRNLTFRLLVILFVVGVSLVLLYPTFRYFSKYRKLTQEQVMALSEGERREMRSVLEKSMKLGLDLQGGMHVVLELDRGSVREADARDAQDRVMEILSTRVDQFGVTEPTLSRQGTDRIMVQLPGVEDPERAKGLLGDVAQLEFRFVRDPQDIVKAVQAIDAVLASEAATDTTHTAATPGDTTQAATKTPGSAAATDTAAAEAADSLQLPELPSVKAAAEKPGNSFSSLFVTLQFGALYVPDDGFRVQRVRELLADSRVRAAIASAVPRAEFLWSSESDLHTQDGVPVRLLYLVGTEKELTGEFLQDARTGPDPDRPGSMLINFRLDRRGARTFSRLTADHVGKQLAIILDSVVKSAPSIRNRIPNGEGQISGSFTDQQARDLAIVLRAGALPVTLTIVEERTVGPTLGSDSLRRGLMAGGVGLGLSIGFLVVYYQLSGLVAALGLAVNLLITLAAMATLRAALSLPGIAGLVLAVAMAVDANVLIFERIREELRKSKTVAASIEAGYKGALSAIVDSNLTTLFAGIVLLYFGTGPVKGFAVTLCIGITTSMFTALFVTRFVFDLFTRRRRLEKLSI; encoded by the coding sequence ATGGACCGCAACCTCACCTTCCGGCTCCTGGTCATCCTTTTCGTCGTCGGTGTGAGCTTGGTCCTGCTCTACCCGACCTTCCGGTACTTCTCGAAGTACCGGAAGCTGACGCAGGAACAGGTCATGGCTCTCTCCGAGGGTGAGCGCCGCGAGATGCGCTCGGTCCTGGAGAAGTCGATGAAGCTGGGGCTGGATCTCCAGGGCGGCATGCACGTGGTCCTCGAGCTCGACCGCGGCAGCGTCCGCGAAGCCGATGCCCGGGACGCCCAAGATCGGGTCATGGAGATCCTCTCCACCCGGGTGGACCAGTTCGGGGTCACCGAGCCCACGCTGTCGCGGCAGGGAACCGACCGCATCATGGTCCAGCTCCCAGGGGTGGAGGATCCGGAGCGGGCGAAAGGCCTGCTGGGCGACGTGGCACAGCTGGAGTTCCGCTTCGTCCGCGATCCCCAGGACATCGTCAAGGCGGTGCAGGCCATCGACGCCGTCCTCGCCTCGGAGGCGGCCACCGACACCACGCACACCGCCGCGACTCCCGGCGACACGACGCAGGCCGCCACCAAAACGCCCGGGAGCGCCGCCGCCACCGACACCGCCGCCGCCGAGGCCGCGGACTCGCTGCAGCTGCCCGAATTGCCCAGCGTCAAGGCCGCCGCCGAAAAGCCGGGTAATTCTTTCAGCAGCCTCTTCGTCACCCTGCAGTTCGGTGCCCTCTACGTTCCCGACGATGGCTTCCGCGTGCAGCGCGTGCGGGAGCTCTTGGCGGACAGCCGCGTCCGCGCCGCCATCGCCAGCGCGGTGCCGCGGGCCGAGTTCCTCTGGAGCAGCGAATCGGATCTGCACACCCAGGACGGCGTGCCCGTGCGTCTCCTCTATCTCGTCGGCACGGAGAAAGAGCTCACCGGCGAGTTCCTGCAGGATGCGCGCACCGGTCCCGACCCGGACCGTCCGGGCTCGATGCTCATCAACTTCCGTCTCGATCGCCGCGGCGCCCGCACCTTCTCGCGCCTCACCGCGGACCACGTGGGCAAGCAGCTCGCCATCATCCTCGACAGCGTGGTGAAGTCGGCGCCGAGCATCCGCAACCGCATCCCCAACGGCGAAGGACAGATCAGCGGCTCCTTCACGGACCAACAAGCCCGGGACCTGGCCATCGTGCTCCGCGCCGGCGCTCTGCCGGTGACGCTCACCATCGTGGAGGAACGCACCGTGGGTCCGACGCTGGGCAGCGATTCCCTGCGCCGGGGACTGATGGCGGGGGGCGTGGGGCTCGGCCTCAGCATCGGCTTCTTGGTGGTCTACTACCAGCTCTCCGGTCTGGTGGCGGCGCTCGGGCTCGCCGTCAACCTTCTCATCACCCTCGCCGCCATGGCGACCCTGCGGGCGGCGCTCTCGCTCCCCGGCATCGCCGGCCTCGTCCTGGCGGTGGCCATGGCGGTGGACGCCAACGTGCTCATCTTCGAGCGCATCCGTGAGGAGCTGCGCAAGTCCAAGACCGTGGCCGCCTCCATCGAAGCCGGCTACAAGGGGGCGCTCTCGGCCATCGTGGACTCCAACCTGACCACGCTCTTCGCCGGCATCGTGCTGCTCTACTTCGGCACCGGCCCGGTGAAAGGTTTCGCGGTGACGCTCTGCATCGGCATCACCACCTCCATGTTCACGGCCCTGTTCGTCACGCGCTTCGTCTTCGACCTCTTCACGCGCCGTCGTCGCCTGGAGAAACTGAGCATCTAG
- a CDS encoding divergent polysaccharide deacetylase family protein: RKHLVARPRVVVATLAIGLLGLGAIQLFTTRPGHVLLVRAGWRDPFLERLAVQLDVALAERFVSMGLLRADLKSRRLAEEQGSVQEYSFRAPAHLTPTQCNLWLTQSAIAAGAEVLAAEELHTQGGEVSIALGFAARITHRLRVRPASRTPERPVARIALVIDDLGHNLNDIAEGILDLGVPLTLAVLPDLPHSDDVFAAAEKRGLPALLHLPMEPEGHENAGRHPLRVGMEEGAIDALLEKYQRKYPGFVGINNHMGSRATADAATMGALSAVLARRGLLFLDSATTARSVALRAARAQGVWSLRNDLFLDTDTKSATTVSARLERLAALARQRGVAVGIAHPRPYTLEALRALVPRLQAEGIRFVTLEELRGTPKPATS; this comes from the coding sequence GAGGAAGCACCTCGTGGCGCGGCCGCGCGTCGTCGTCGCCACCTTGGCTATAGGCCTCCTCGGTCTCGGCGCCATCCAGCTCTTCACCACCCGCCCTGGCCACGTCCTCCTCGTCCGTGCCGGCTGGCGCGATCCCTTCCTCGAGAGACTCGCGGTGCAGCTGGACGTGGCGCTGGCGGAGCGCTTCGTCTCCATGGGACTGCTCCGCGCCGATCTCAAGTCACGGCGTCTCGCCGAGGAGCAGGGCAGCGTGCAGGAGTACAGCTTCCGCGCCCCGGCCCACCTGACGCCGACCCAGTGCAATCTCTGGCTCACCCAGAGCGCCATCGCCGCCGGCGCCGAGGTCCTTGCCGCCGAGGAACTGCACACCCAGGGCGGCGAGGTCAGCATCGCCCTCGGCTTCGCCGCGCGCATCACCCATCGCCTCCGCGTGCGCCCCGCATCCCGCACTCCGGAGCGGCCGGTGGCGCGTATCGCCCTCGTCATCGACGATCTCGGCCACAACTTGAACGACATCGCCGAAGGCATCCTGGATCTCGGTGTGCCGCTGACACTGGCGGTGCTGCCCGATCTGCCGCACAGCGACGACGTCTTCGCCGCCGCGGAGAAGCGGGGTTTGCCTGCGCTCCTCCACCTGCCGATGGAACCGGAAGGCCACGAGAATGCCGGCCGGCACCCGCTGCGGGTGGGCATGGAGGAAGGAGCGATCGACGCCTTGCTGGAGAAGTACCAGCGCAAGTATCCGGGCTTCGTGGGCATCAACAACCACATGGGCTCGCGGGCCACCGCCGATGCCGCCACGATGGGCGCGCTGAGCGCGGTGCTGGCGCGCCGGGGCCTGCTCTTCCTGGACAGCGCCACCACGGCGCGCAGCGTGGCGTTGCGCGCCGCCCGCGCCCAGGGAGTGTGGAGCCTGCGCAACGACCTCTTCCTCGACACCGACACCAAGTCTGCCACCACCGTGTCGGCGCGGCTCGAGCGGCTGGCCGCCTTGGCGCGGCAGCGCGGCGTCGCGGTGGGGATCGCGCATCCGCGTCCATACACGTTGGAGGCGCTCCGGGCCCTGGTGCCCCGTTTGCAGGCAGAGGGCATACGCTTCGTCACGCTGGAGGAGCTGCGCGGCACCCCCAAGCCTGCCACCTCCTGA